The following proteins are co-located in the Pseudomonadota bacterium genome:
- a CDS encoding winged helix-turn-helix transcriptional regulator — protein MNTGWGVDEERVLGLLDAVGERSEVSQRDMAKRLGIALGLANSYLKRCVRKGYIKISDAPANRYLYYLTPKGFAEKSRLTAMYLTASLSFYRKAGESCLRVYRQCEALQWRQVVLCGVSDLAEIASLKALESGVEILGNYDPRADQKRFVNAPVWNQFNKVCACDGWIVTDLQAPTRMFEHIIELVGPERLLVPDILRLE, from the coding sequence CGGCTTGCTTGATGCGGTGGGGGAGCGCAGCGAAGTCAGCCAGCGAGATATGGCGAAACGTTTGGGAATTGCACTTGGATTGGCGAATTCCTATTTGAAGCGCTGTGTCCGTAAAGGTTACATCAAAATTTCTGATGCTCCCGCCAATCGCTACCTTTACTACCTGACTCCAAAAGGATTTGCAGAAAAGAGCCGACTCACCGCCATGTACTTGACTGCTTCGCTCTCCTTCTACAGAAAGGCGGGGGAGTCGTGCCTGAGGGTTTACAGGCAATGTGAAGCGTTGCAGTGGCGGCAAGTCGTGTTGTGTGGTGTGTCCGATCTGGCGGAAATAGCTTCGCTCAAAGCCCTGGAAAGTGGAGTCGAGATTCTTGGCAACTATGATCCTCGCGCCGATCAGAAGAGATTTGTGAATGCACCTGTCTGGAACCAATTCAACAAGGTATGTGCTTGCGACGGATGGATAGTGACCGATCTGCAAGCGCCGACACGAATGTTTGAGCACATCATAGAACTGGTAGGCCCTGAGAGGTTATTGGTACCGGATATTCTCCGACTCGAATAG